In the Juglans microcarpa x Juglans regia isolate MS1-56 chromosome 6D, Jm3101_v1.0, whole genome shotgun sequence genome, one interval contains:
- the LOC121235361 gene encoding uncharacterized mitochondrial protein AtMg00810-like encodes MTLIVYVNDVLLASDSLQDIELLKKFLDDQFTIKDLAPLKNFLGLEVARSHTGISLCQRKYALDILQDTGLIGSKSAAFPIESNLKLTIDDSEPYEDLSAYRNLVGRLLYLTITRPDLAYSVQVLSQFLAKSTVNHHKAAVRVLSYLKATLGQGLFFPSSSELQLKAFSNSDWASYIDTRKNIIGFAVFSGNSLLSWKAQKQATISRSSAEAEYRALATTTCEIQWLIYALQDLQIDHSQSTLLYTDSKSAMSIATNPVQH; translated from the coding sequence ATGACATTGATAGTATATGTCAATGATGTATTATTAGCCAGTGATAGTTTACAAGATATTGAACTATTAAAGAAGTTCCTGGATGACcaatttacaattaaagacTTGGCGCCATTGAAAAATTTTCTTGGACTAGAGGTAGCAAGATCTCACACTGGGATCTCTCTTTGCCAACGAAAATATGCACTAGACATACTACAAGATACTGGCCTCATTGGTTCCAAATCTGCAGCATTTCCTATAGAATCTAATCTTAAACTGACTATTGATGATTCAGAACCATATGAAGATCTATCAGCTTATAGAAACCTGGTTGGCAGATTGTTATACTTAACAATTACCAGACCAGACCTTGCCTATTCTGTTCAAGTTTTGAGCCAATTTCTGGCAAAATCGACAGTCAATCATCACAAAGCAGCAGTGAGGGTACTTAGTTACTTAAAGGCTACTCTTGGACAAGGCTTATTCTTCCCTTCATCCTCAGAACTTCAGTTGAAAGCCTTCTCAAATAGTGATTGGGCAAGCTACATCGATACCAGGAAAAACATAATAGGTTTTGCAGTGTTCTCGGGAAATTCTTTGCTCTCATGGAAAGCTCAAAAGCAGGCCACCATTAGTCGATCCTCTGCTGAAGCAGAGTACAGAGCTCTTGCAACTACAACTTGTGAAATACAATGGTTAATCTATGCACTACAAGACTTGCAGATTGATCACTCTCAATCAACACTCTTGTATACAGACAGCAAATCTGCTATGTCCATTGCCACAAACCCAGTACAACATTAG